In Caldisericia bacterium, a genomic segment contains:
- a CDS encoding ATP-binding protein has protein sequence MSEKFKLKPNQLKKECDLSIFNFKTTEEIQPIEYLIGQDRALSSINFALDIKVDGYNLYVSGLPGSGRTSAIKRIVSEKAKDEKTPDDLCYVYNFKDPDRPNLIKFPAGRGNSFSKDIDDFISTIRKTIPKAFETEDYERRRNEIIKRFQVEKENIIQEIENIAKEKGFLIQLTPTGVLTIPLKDGVPIKPEDFQKLTPEEQKRIQEEGQKLLEELNEVVIKIKKIDKKLIENLNELDIEIAVFAIGHLLKDLKEKYNDVPEVSDYLDELKDDIINNLGFFKSPKEDAEEFLRRYKINVIVDNSKTKGAPVVFETNPTYFNLFGGIEYETKMGVTFTDFNLIKSGSIHKANGGYLIINALDLLLNQFSWDALKRTLKTKESIIENPLEQFKIIPTVSIKPEPIPIDVKVILIGTPYIYYLLYYYDEDFKKLFRIKADFDTEMDRNEENMNKYVNFISSFVRKENLKHLTKEAVKEIIEYGSRVVEDQEKITTRFQLIGDLITEANYWAQKENSNYIDAKHIIKALDEKYYRSNLIEEKIHELIKDGTLLIDVDGEKIGQINGLAIISIGDFDFAKPTKITADVAMGAKGIINIEREVKLSGRIHDKGVMILSGFLGERYAKDKPLSLSATITFEQSYEEIEGDSASSAELYALISSIGKIPIKQYLAVTGSVNQKGEIQPIGGVNRKIEGFFDVCKIKGLNGKQGVIIPKSNLKHLMLKKDVIDAVKNGMFHIYAISTIDEGLEILTGMSIQDIDKKVNDELYKLAISYKKFGEEKRSKSKNRK, from the coding sequence ATGAGTGAAAAATTTAAATTAAAACCAAATCAATTAAAAAAAGAGTGTGATTTATCTATTTTTAATTTCAAAACAACTGAAGAGATTCAACCAATTGAATATTTAATAGGACAAGACAGGGCTCTATCAAGTATAAATTTTGCTCTAGACATAAAAGTTGACGGATATAATTTATATGTTTCAGGATTGCCTGGTTCAGGAAGAACATCTGCTATAAAAAGAATTGTAAGCGAAAAAGCAAAAGATGAAAAAACACCTGATGATCTTTGTTATGTTTACAATTTCAAAGATCCTGATAGACCTAATTTAATAAAATTTCCTGCTGGAAGAGGTAATAGTTTCTCAAAAGATATAGATGACTTTATATCAACAATAAGAAAAACAATCCCTAAAGCATTTGAAACAGAAGATTATGAAAGAAGAAGGAATGAAATAATAAAAAGATTTCAAGTAGAAAAAGAAAACATAATTCAAGAAATAGAAAATATTGCAAAAGAAAAGGGGTTTTTAATTCAATTAACACCAACTGGAGTTTTAACAATTCCACTTAAAGATGGAGTTCCAATAAAACCTGAAGATTTTCAAAAACTTACACCTGAAGAACAAAAAAGAATTCAAGAAGAAGGTCAAAAACTCTTAGAAGAGTTAAATGAAGTAGTTATAAAAATTAAAAAAATAGACAAAAAATTGATTGAAAATTTAAATGAACTTGATATTGAAATTGCTGTATTCGCCATTGGACATCTTCTTAAAGATTTAAAAGAAAAATATAATGATGTGCCCGAGGTTAGTGACTACCTTGATGAATTAAAAGACGATATTATAAATAATTTAGGTTTCTTTAAATCTCCAAAAGAGGATGCAGAAGAATTTTTGAGAAGATACAAAATCAATGTAATTGTTGATAATTCCAAAACAAAAGGAGCGCCAGTAGTATTTGAAACAAATCCAACCTACTTTAATCTCTTTGGTGGAATTGAATATGAAACAAAAATGGGTGTTACTTTTACTGATTTTAATTTAATTAAATCTGGTTCAATTCATAAAGCCAATGGTGGATATTTAATCATAAATGCTCTTGACCTCCTTTTAAATCAATTTTCTTGGGATGCCTTAAAAAGAACTCTTAAAACAAAAGAGTCAATCATCGAAAATCCTCTTGAACAATTTAAAATAATTCCAACAGTTTCAATTAAACCAGAACCTATTCCTATAGATGTAAAGGTTATTTTAATTGGAACACCGTATATTTACTACTTACTTTATTATTATGATGAAGACTTCAAAAAACTATTCAGAATAAAGGCAGATTTTGATACAGAAATGGACAGAAACGAAGAGAATATGAATAAATATGTAAATTTTATAAGTAGTTTTGTAAGAAAAGAAAATTTAAAGCACCTTACAAAAGAAGCAGTTAAAGAAATAATTGAATATGGTTCAAGAGTTGTGGAAGATCAAGAAAAAATTACAACAAGATTTCAATTAATAGGAGATCTAATTACCGAAGCAAATTATTGGGCTCAAAAAGAAAATTCAAATTATATTGATGCAAAACATATTATAAAAGCGTTAGATGAAAAATATTATAGGTCAAATTTAATTGAAGAAAAAATTCATGAGTTAATTAAAGATGGAACCCTTCTCATCGATGTTGATGGTGAAAAAATTGGCCAAATAAATGGTCTAGCAATAATTTCAATTGGAGATTTTGATTTTGCAAAACCTACAAAAATAACTGCAGATGTTGCGATGGGAGCAAAAGGAATAATAAATATTGAAAGAGAAGTAAAACTTTCTGGAAGAATTCATGATAAGGGTGTTATGATACTTTCAGGATTTCTTGGAGAAAGATACGCAAAAGATAAACCTTTATCTCTTTCTGCAACAATAACCTTTGAACAATCTTATGAAGAAATTGAAGGAGATTCTGCATCAAGTGCAGAATTATATGCTTTAATTTCAAGTATTGGTAAAATACCGATAAAGCAATATCTTGCAGTTACAGGTTCAGTAAATCAAAAGGGAGAAATACAACCAATTGGAGGTGTCAATAGAAAAATAGAAGGTTTTTTTGATGTCTGTAAAATTAAGGGATTAAATGGAAAACAAGGTGTTATAATACCTAAAAGTAATCTCAAGCATCTAATGCTTAAAAAAGATGTGATAGATGCTGTAAAGAATGGAATGTTCCATATCTATGCAATATCAACAATTGATGAGGGTTTAGAAATTTTAACTGGAATGAGTATACAAGATATTGATAAAAAAGTAAATGATGAGTTATATAAA